The following proteins are co-located in the Labrys monachus genome:
- a CDS encoding HNH endonuclease produces MPRFPDYVAQEGLAVPAAPQIQAYDDAAKALQQLGQTVGDVAARWLARQKQQADFDDQVAFQRHTLAQDQALQQARAGMAPEATGFHDAVMAGRAQADDAFLKTVSPANRQTYAGLLTLDRDRTSLAAARMEFEGRGAYEQAAFGQSAAAMADQVRVSPGLLPSALGVLKAQQANQSSVPPAVRATQWTATQQALQTAGWQGRHGDDPSGRGLAELGMTLSPEDRAVLPLMMDEGPVDPSVDTLTPAQRRQLALDWQTNQTQKQAAAQADIAGLQQRLADMPLAGTLQGPPPDRNTFIAAYGPEEGTRRFDEADAFVSKDAPAITALLHQPDRAQDAALAHYAATTASDGQRFLANAAAAVARYRAARAADPVGTLGKLYPALARSWQALEGADPATLRQNLPGLVDRTAALMDAAGVPAGERRYLPRAMASAIVGAFADTSRPMAERIGPLRDTIAAIRDPARQYALFRQLVDGGIPRLLEPAVAAYARGDNAAAGRLFAAVLSDPGQTSAIGAAAPASPVALDNAAIPPAPPRPGAGTDIDLSASAASQIAHTAGMAGIDPSPIAQALFPRLVRNNLKTNGGDIPAANALAAADLRKPGGSDAPIRYAYLLRTDKSGPGQSGILVPKPQAPEDGGSAINSGAADTQAAGAASASPAIPAGSHSYRADITFANQDPYGPSHYLNPSWMTDPDYLRAVWAEDQSLDDIQQAYRDAQARGDRAAQRSYAMAYVAKEHQQSPTWMWFDDRARAVSRGIPIVGGAADEFEAGLNAPLSAVIGDGKAYEEALDYQRARDSYFDQNYPWTSNALQFAGTVAGTAAFGAPSSLGGSAAMGVAIGGADGFMRGEGGFRNRMEAAAWGAAVGGVMGAAAPLAGRAASRLGRSLADKYPAMFRQAGQRAAEANTPVPAKGKADTPSPSPQQSAGPPENPQPEAATGASVDKNKTGSYYSARPDYSGALTDGYRKAGDTTILGPWGPLAKVAPQAKIYFNRSRTMAFSFDEQTGSVTRINTSLKQRLDKSGNKSGTWISGERGNGSFLSNNPAARAATNGRGVEYIDGSGKFDPHSLADVELENMSADRDINFDNGDLLISKNPALIEKLGIQAKNKSVGVTPRDVEIWRKANGYTWHEHHNLRTLQLIPSVINNNHPHFGGVGEINAARRLYNEEIRRWER; encoded by the coding sequence TTGCCCCGCTTTCCCGATTACGTGGCGCAGGAGGGCCTTGCCGTGCCCGCCGCGCCGCAGATCCAGGCCTATGACGACGCCGCCAAGGCGCTGCAGCAGCTCGGCCAGACCGTCGGCGACGTCGCCGCCCGCTGGCTGGCGCGCCAGAAGCAGCAGGCCGATTTCGACGACCAGGTCGCCTTCCAGCGCCACACCCTCGCCCAGGACCAGGCCCTGCAGCAGGCCCGGGCCGGCATGGCGCCCGAGGCGACCGGCTTCCATGACGCCGTCATGGCCGGCCGCGCCCAGGCGGACGATGCGTTCCTCAAGACCGTCTCGCCCGCCAACCGCCAGACCTATGCCGGCCTGCTCACCCTCGACCGCGACCGCACCTCCCTCGCCGCCGCCCGCATGGAATTCGAGGGACGCGGCGCCTATGAGCAGGCCGCCTTCGGCCAGTCGGCCGCCGCCATGGCCGACCAGGTGCGCGTCAGCCCGGGCCTGCTGCCCTCCGCCCTCGGCGTGCTGAAGGCGCAGCAGGCCAACCAGTCGAGCGTGCCGCCGGCGGTCCGTGCGACGCAGTGGACGGCGACGCAGCAGGCCCTGCAGACCGCCGGCTGGCAGGGCCGCCATGGCGACGATCCCTCCGGCCGGGGCCTCGCCGAACTCGGGATGACGCTCTCGCCCGAGGACCGGGCCGTCCTGCCGCTCATGATGGACGAAGGGCCGGTTGATCCCAGCGTCGACACCCTCACCCCGGCGCAGCGCCGGCAGCTCGCCCTCGACTGGCAAACGAACCAGACCCAGAAGCAGGCCGCCGCCCAGGCCGATATCGCCGGGCTGCAGCAGCGCCTCGCCGACATGCCGCTCGCCGGCACGCTCCAGGGCCCGCCGCCGGACCGAAACACCTTCATCGCCGCCTATGGCCCCGAGGAGGGTACCCGGCGCTTCGACGAGGCCGATGCCTTCGTCAGCAAGGATGCGCCGGCGATCACCGCGCTGCTGCATCAGCCGGACCGCGCCCAGGACGCCGCGCTTGCCCACTACGCCGCCACCACCGCCTCTGACGGCCAGCGCTTCCTCGCCAACGCCGCCGCCGCCGTCGCCCGCTACCGGGCCGCGCGCGCCGCCGACCCGGTCGGCACCCTCGGCAAACTCTATCCCGCCCTCGCCCGAAGCTGGCAGGCCCTCGAAGGCGCCGATCCCGCCACGCTGCGGCAGAACCTGCCCGGCCTCGTCGACCGGACGGCCGCCCTGATGGACGCCGCCGGCGTGCCGGCAGGCGAGCGGCGCTATCTGCCCCGGGCCATGGCCTCCGCCATCGTCGGGGCCTTCGCCGATACGAGCAGGCCGATGGCCGAGCGCATCGGCCCGCTGCGCGACACCATCGCGGCGATCCGCGATCCCGCCCGGCAATATGCCCTGTTCCGGCAACTCGTCGATGGCGGCATCCCCCGCCTGCTCGAACCGGCCGTCGCCGCCTATGCGCGCGGCGACAATGCCGCCGCCGGCCGGCTGTTCGCGGCCGTCCTGTCCGATCCGGGACAGACCAGCGCCATCGGTGCCGCCGCACCGGCGAGCCCCGTCGCGCTCGACAACGCCGCCATTCCCCCGGCGCCGCCCCGCCCCGGCGCCGGCACGGACATCGATCTGTCCGCGTCGGCGGCGAGCCAGATCGCCCACACCGCCGGCATGGCGGGCATCGACCCGTCCCCGATCGCGCAGGCGCTCTTCCCGCGCCTGGTGCGCAACAACCTCAAGACCAATGGCGGCGACATCCCCGCCGCCAACGCCCTCGCCGCCGCCGACCTGCGCAAACCCGGCGGCAGCGATGCTCCCATCCGCTACGCCTACCTGCTGCGCACCGACAAAAGCGGACCGGGCCAATCCGGCATCCTCGTTCCGAAGCCCCAGGCACCGGAGGATGGCGGATCTGCCATCAACAGCGGTGCCGCAGACACCCAGGCGGCCGGAGCCGCCTCCGCTTCACCGGCGATCCCTGCCGGTAGTCACTCCTATCGGGCGGACATCACCTTCGCAAACCAGGATCCCTACGGTCCGTCACACTACCTCAACCCCTCATGGATGACCGACCCCGACTATCTCCGGGCGGTATGGGCGGAGGACCAGTCTCTCGACGATATCCAGCAGGCTTATCGGGATGCGCAGGCGCGGGGCGACAGGGCGGCTCAGCGAAGCTACGCCATGGCCTATGTCGCCAAGGAACATCAGCAAAGTCCCACCTGGATGTGGTTCGACGACAGGGCTCGTGCCGTGTCTCGCGGCATTCCCATCGTCGGCGGGGCCGCCGACGAGTTTGAAGCCGGACTGAATGCGCCCCTCTCCGCCGTCATCGGCGACGGCAAGGCCTATGAGGAGGCGCTCGACTATCAGCGCGCCCGCGACAGCTATTTCGACCAGAACTATCCCTGGACCTCCAACGCCCTCCAGTTCGCCGGCACCGTCGCCGGGACGGCGGCATTTGGCGCGCCATCGTCGCTTGGCGGCAGCGCCGCGATGGGGGTCGCCATCGGCGGAGCGGATGGCTTCATGCGCGGCGAAGGCGGCTTCCGGAACCGCATGGAAGCCGCCGCTTGGGGCGCGGCGGTCGGCGGAGTCATGGGCGCCGCAGCCCCCCTCGCCGGCCGGGCAGCCTCGCGCCTGGGCCGATCATTGGCGGACAAATATCCCGCCATGTTCCGGCAGGCCGGACAGCGGGCCGCTGAGGCCAATACGCCCGTTCCGGCGAAAGGCAAAGCAGACACACCAAGCCCATCGCCACAGCAATCTGCCGGGCCGCCAGAGAATCCGCAGCCGGAGGCGGCCACTGGCGCCTCCGTTGACAAGAACAAAACAGGATCATACTATTCCGCTCGTCCCGACTATTCCGGCGCTCTGACGGACGGGTACCGCAAGGCCGGTGACACCACCATTCTTGGCCCGTGGGGCCCTTTAGCAAAGGTAGCCCCCCAGGCGAAAATCTACTTCAATCGCTCCCGGACCATGGCATTTTCGTTTGACGAGCAGACAGGCAGCGTGACAAGGATCAATACAAGCCTCAAGCAAAGGCTAGATAAATCTGGGAACAAATCGGGAACATGGATATCCGGCGAAAGAGGCAATGGCTCCTTTCTTTCCAACAACCCGGCAGCGAGAGCTGCCACAAACGGTAGAGGTGTAGAATACATCGACGGGTCGGGCAAATTCGACCCCCACTCCCTTGCTGATGTCGAGCTCGAGAATATGTCGGCAGATAGGGACATAAATTTTGACAATGGCGACCTTTTGATTTCCAAGAACCCAGCATTGATAGAAAAGCTGGGCATCCAGGCGAAAAACAAATCCGTCGGCGTAACACCAAGGGATGTTGAAATTTGGCGCAAAGCTAACGGCTATACCTGGCATGAGCATCACAACCTGCGAACTTTGCAGCTAATTCCCAGCGTTATCAACAACAATCACCCTCACTTCGGTGGAGTCGGTGAAATAAACGCCGCGCGACGGCTTTATAATGAGGAGATAAGACGATGGGAACGATAG
- a CDS encoding DUF6985 domain-containing protein encodes MGTIEDPVFGKLQPRGRYLARNYDVLIFSENRNITLLVDNDDKPTHQQQEIFIKFDRHKEKCIKDIEKSIYAYYLSILEETRSDLGDVANEEMPIVSNINELGALVPLEKIIIRDPYYYEANIMGFMFGCTWDDSHGLGVELTDNKVTGVGQQDIVL; translated from the coding sequence ATGGGAACGATAGAAGATCCTGTTTTTGGAAAACTACAACCGCGCGGCAGATATTTGGCACGCAACTATGATGTACTCATATTTAGCGAAAACAGGAATATAACCTTACTAGTCGATAACGATGACAAGCCAACACACCAGCAACAAGAGATTTTTATTAAATTCGATAGACACAAAGAGAAATGCATTAAGGATATTGAAAAATCAATTTACGCATATTATCTTTCAATTCTGGAAGAAACAAGATCTGATTTGGGAGATGTCGCCAATGAAGAAATGCCTATTGTATCAAATATAAACGAATTGGGAGCTCTAGTTCCACTGGAGAAAATAATTATCAGAGACCCATATTATTACGAAGCCAATATTATGGGGTTTATGTTTGGTTGCACCTGGGATGACAGCCATGGGCTTGGTGTCGAATTGACGGATAACAAGGTGACGGGCGTAGGTCAGCAAGACATCGTCCTTTGA